Proteins from a genomic interval of Helicobacter pylori Shi112:
- a CDS encoding AI-2E family transporter — MKAQYFFWILFLIGFYWMIYLYQDFLMDALIAGLLCVGFFQVKVFLDKRFFNIASSFLCVLVLASVLIVPLYFIVYKSSNIIFEINFEKFSALIKWLKGTITENLSHFPTIHDGVSKFLENFNATSITGYLLKISSYVGKYSLKLITDALFILGLLFFFFYYGERFYRYFLGVLPLGINQSKKIFEEVAGILRIVLLTSLITVILEGVAFGAMIVWFGHDGWSLGILYGLASLVPAVGGALIWIPIAIYELYHGNVNEAIFIALYSILLISVLIDSVIKPILIVFIKKRIFKTTLKINEMLIFFSMIAGISQFGFWGIIVGPTITAFFIALLRLYENYFIQNDQKACE; from the coding sequence ATGAAAGCTCAGTATTTCTTCTGGATTCTTTTTTTGATTGGTTTTTATTGGATGATCTATTTGTATCAAGATTTTTTAATGGACGCATTGATCGCTGGGCTTTTGTGCGTGGGGTTTTTTCAAGTGAAAGTTTTTTTAGATAAACGCTTTTTCAATATTGCCAGTTCGTTTTTATGCGTTTTGGTTTTAGCGAGCGTTTTGATCGTGCCGTTGTATTTTATTGTTTATAAAAGTTCTAATATCATTTTTGAAATCAATTTTGAAAAATTTTCAGCCCTAATCAAATGGCTTAAAGGGACAATTACCGAAAATTTATCGCATTTTCCCACCATTCATGATGGAGTGAGCAAGTTTTTAGAAAATTTTAACGCCACTTCAATCACGGGCTATTTGCTGAAAATAAGCAGCTATGTGGGAAAATACAGCTTGAAACTCATTACAGACGCTTTGTTTATCTTGGGGTTGTTGTTTTTCTTTTTTTACTATGGGGAGAGATTTTATCGTTATTTTTTGGGGGTCTTGCCTCTTGGAATCAATCAAAGCAAAAAGATTTTTGAAGAAGTGGCTGGGATTTTACGCATCGTGCTTTTAACTTCTCTCATCACGGTTATTTTAGAGGGCGTGGCGTTTGGGGCGATGATCGTATGGTTTGGGCATGACGGCTGGTCTTTAGGGATTTTATACGGCCTGGCGTCTTTGGTGCCGGCTGTTGGGGGGGCTTTGATTTGGATCCCCATAGCGATTTATGAGCTTTATCATGGGAATGTGAATGAGGCGATTTTTATCGCTTTGTATTCCATTTTATTGATTAGCGTGCTGATTGATAGCGTGATCAAGCCAATTTTAATCGTCTTCATCAAAAAAAGAATCTTTAAAACCACCCTTAAAATCAACGAAATGCTGATTTTCTTTTCCATGATTGCTGGGATTTCACAATTTGGTTTTTGGGGGATTATTGTAGGGCCTACTATCACGGCGTTTTTTATTGCGTTACTGCGATTGTATGAAAATTACTTTATCCAAAACGATCAAAAAGCATGCGAATGA
- the dapF gene encoding diaminopimelate epimerase, which translates to MVFYKYSGSGNDFLIVQSFKKKDFSNLAKQVCHRHEGFGADGLVVVLPSKDYDYEWDFYNSDGSKAGMCGNASRCVGLFAYQHAIASKNHVFLAGKREISICIEEPNIIESNLGNYKILDTIPALRCEKFFTNDSVLENIPTFYLIDTGVPHLVGFVKNKEWLNSLNTLELRALRHAFNANINIAFIENKETIFLQTYERGVEDFTLACGTGMAAVFIAARIFYNTPEKAALIPKSNESLELSLKNDEIFYKGAVRYIGMSVLDMSVFENGCF; encoded by the coding sequence ATGGTGTTTTACAAATATTCAGGGAGCGGGAATGATTTTTTAATCGTTCAAAGCTTCAAAAAAAAAGATTTTTCAAATTTAGCCAAACAGGTGTGCCATAGGCATGAGGGTTTTGGGGCTGATGGGCTTGTAGTCGTTTTACCGAGTAAGGATTATGACTACGAATGGGATTTTTACAATTCAGACGGATCTAAAGCTGGCATGTGCGGGAATGCGAGCCGTTGCGTGGGGTTATTTGCCTACCAGCATGCTATAGCCTCTAAAAACCATGTTTTTTTAGCCGGAAAAAGAGAGATTTCTATTTGCATAGAAGAGCCCAATATCATAGAGAGCAATCTTGGTAACTACAAAATCCTAGACACCATACCCGCTTTAAGATGCGAAAAATTTTTCACCAACGACAGCGTTTTAGAAAATATCCCTACTTTCTACCTCATAGATACAGGAGTGCCGCATTTAGTGGGATTTGTGAAAAATAAAGAGTGGTTAAATTCCCTTAACACGCTGGAATTAAGGGCTTTAAGGCATGCGTTTAACGCTAATATTAACATCGCTTTTATAGAAAATAAAGAGACGATTTTTTTACAAACTTATGAAAGAGGGGTTGAAGATTTCACGCTAGCTTGCGGGACGGGCATGGCGGCGGTTTTTATCGCCGCGCGCATTTTTTATAACACGCCTGAAAAAGCCGCTCTCATCCCTAAAAGCAACGAATCTTTAGAACTTTCTTTAAAAAATGATGAAATTTTTTATAAAGGTGCGGTGCGTTATATTGGCATGAGTGTTTTGGACATGAGTGTTTTTGAAAATGGGTGTTTTTGA